A section of the Bacteroidota bacterium genome encodes:
- a CDS encoding transposase, protein MQFEDSLSVPDHFYRNHLPHFDPKDAPYFVTYRLNGSIPNAQLQPLIERHKSAETELDQQRLFDAFDALLHTNGPYHLQRAEIRDILIDSLAHLDRNEIQLYAYAIMPNHVHAVFDLRSGRKLYEVMQSHKTYTARRANSVLGSVGQFWQRETYDRVVRKGRLGPAIWYTIFNPVKAGLVRNWEDWPGTYLAPDCRLAMGLDAV, encoded by the coding sequence ATGCAATTCGAAGACTCCCTGAGCGTACCCGATCATTTCTATCGCAACCACCTCCCGCATTTCGATCCGAAGGACGCCCCCTATTTTGTCACGTATCGTTTGAATGGCTCGATCCCGAACGCCCAGTTGCAGCCGCTCATTGAGCGCCACAAATCCGCCGAGACAGAACTCGACCAGCAACGCCTCTTCGATGCCTTCGACGCGTTGCTTCACACCAACGGCCCCTATCACCTGCAGCGCGCAGAAATCCGCGACATACTGATCGATTCCCTCGCCCATCTCGATCGAAACGAGATCCAACTCTACGCCTACGCGATCATGCCCAACCACGTGCATGCCGTCTTCGACTTGCGCTCTGGCCGTAAGCTCTACGAGGTGATGCAGAGCCATAAGACCTACACCGCGCGAAGGGCGAACAGCGTGCTCGGCTCCGTGGGGCAGTTCTGGCAGCGGGAGACATACGATCGAGTCGTGCGAAAGGGTAGACTCGGACCGGCCATCTGGTACACCATCTTCAATCCGGTCAAGGCCGGACTCGTCCGAAACTGGGAGGACTGGCCCGGCACGTATCTCGCCCCCGACTGCCGATTAGCAATGGGCTTAGACGCTGTGTAG